The nucleotide sequence ggggattattagtgatccaataccaaatacTCCAAACTATCATCAtcagaattgtatggcagacagtaaggagaattgttaatgagatcttgggagtgaaagggtaaagATCAACACCAATAATAGGAAATAATAAGTGACCAGGCTATTaatgatctttttgttttggttctcaGGTCAGACAGGGGATGGAAAAACACATTTGAATGAAAAGTTTGGCTACTAATGAGTCTTTAAATGAATAGAGAGCAGTTTCATAACAAAATGTGTCTcagttgatttattttcaatgtgTAGTAGTTTTGACATCAGCAGTAGACTGAAACCCAGGTTGCTCATAAAGAATTTGAGGACCTTGGTTTTCATCAGTGTCCATTTTCTTGTAATTCTAACCTAACCGCAACCCAAACCCCTTCAGTCAACTTTACAGAGCGTTTATAGGAAATTTGACTTCTGCTGACCCTCCTTCAGCCAGGTTACATCTCTGACAAAATGGTGGAAGACAGGGAATTAACAGCCATAAACAACCTGGTTATGGTGTGTGCACACATCTTCAAATTAAGTTGTCATGTCTCATGTCATGAGAAAAAGTTGTCCTGCCTGCCAGGGCTAGCCTACTTGCCAAAGTGAGACAACTCTCCCCCCTTTCTCCCCTCCTCTAGTTGACCACTGACCTGAGATAAGTTGACAACCTCATGTGAGTGGTGGACTGAATTGTgtaaagaaataattgaaaGGTTAGCTTGCCTAGCATAACtcagtggggggggggggttgttaCAGTTACCCAAGATCATATAAATGGGGCCTTAAAAGGATCATAACATTCTTTGCACATGACACAATGGATGATTGATTTTGCAATCCAATAGGACAAGAAATCTTCAGCAAGATATCTTTACTTGCTCAGTGTTTAACAGACTGTACAAATGGCATGTAGCATGATGCATTAAGGGTGCAACTTAGACTTGTGTACAAAGCTCATAAGAGGCTGTGGCCTGTTACAATTGTACCGGTGATTTGAGATGTTTCTGTAATATTGGCTACAATTAAGCACACTGCTGTATTATCttacagaaataaatttttaagtgGCCaattaatattatcaactcactcaataaaaccaaagtaatttcACTCATAATATTGTCCACTAGAACAGCATCATAGTTTCTTCAGTAAACTTACCACCTTAAGTCATATAGCTAAGTTCAGTTTTGACATTAAGTGTTCAGGACCAAAGCAAACAAAGATGACATCGAACCTGGAtgtaatttattcttttttttcctgttatcAAACTCAGTTTTGTGCAAGTCGCCCTGGACTTAGTTCAACTGTCTGAGAACTATTACGTCATCCATGGTTATGGTGGATGTTAAAGATTGTTTGAAGCAATGTTAGGCCAGCGCCGAATCGTATTGTacaagtttctcaagcttaaGTGTCCTTTTTATCCTCTTCGGCTTTGTCCAGTAACAAAGATCTTATTCCAACTTTCTGCAGTTCCTCGATCAATTCACCTTGTTGATGCAACTGTAACACAATATCGCATCCACCGATAAATTCTCCTCCAATGTAGACTTGAGGAACTGTCGGCCAGCTCGAATATTCTTTCACTCCCTGCCTCAGTTCCTCGTCTTCTAGTACGTTATAAGCTCCATAACCTTCGACACCATGCATCCGAAGAATCTGAACAACAGCATTGCTAAAACCACACATTGGTTGCTCAGGAACTCCTTTCATAAAAACCACCACTTTGTCCTTCTTTACGACTTCATCGAATTTTTCTGTTGTCCATGTGGCTACTTGGTCACTGAGGAAGCGTAACTTAGCTGTAATACGGCCTGTAGGAGGACCGAAGGAAAGAGATCTGTTTAAAATCCGTCGTACAACCAAGGTGGCCATCTTAAAAGTCACCAGTCTTCGCAAGTCACCCTCATTCAAACTAATACCCAGACTTCCCGGCTCTTGCTCTAACAAGTCATCTTGAGGGTCGTTTTGCTATAAAATGGAGATACGACCTAATAGGGATGTAATACAATTTATACTTAACTGGACGTTGCTCGGAAAAAACCTTAATCGAAAATGGAAACTTGACGAGGTGACAATAAATTCACCTTTAATCTCTTGCGTGACTGGATTTGAATGGCGTTACTATTACGAAAGGTTCGCTCATCTTTCTGGGCTGGCACTTTTTTTAACCTTTCGaggtttcagggaaatcttgaGTTTTCACGAAATGTAACAAAAAACTTTCGGGTCGCGTATATTTAAGGAGGCAAATCAAACTTTAAACTAGTTCTTAAATTTACGGATCACGCTCGCCTTTGACACCTTTAATATCCCTAACATGTAGTTGGTTCTCAGAAATGTCTATGACTATGTGCGCGCCGAAGCGGACGGCAGCCGGATGTTGAGAGTTTATGCATGCGCTACAGGTTTTTGTCTAAATCTTTTAACTTTgttaaaaatgtcaaaatctTACGAAATCGAGCCTGGAGAAGTTGCATAACACCTTCCCCCATACCTCCCTACTATGAATGCGAGGCTGAATTCACTACTGTCATACGATCAGGCgacaaataattaattcaaatcAATTGATGCACATGGATTCGCAATCTGTAGGTCAGTTTTTTGCACTTGTAGCTtgaaaaattatgtattttCATTAGTTTTCACGCAGTAACTTGTTTAGTGGATGTTTAATCAAGGAACTTACCGAGATCTTGCGCGATTAATTTTCTCAGTTATTCGCTAACTTGACTTATCACTCACTTTGACAGTAGCTGATATTTTGGATCTTACGCAACAACCTCCGATTGATTGGCTACCCAGATAGGGTGACGCTTTTGTCACGAAAGCGATGACGAATCGACAGTCCTATCAAGAAGAATTAAAGGACAAAGATCTGCGCGATTGCTGTACATTTTGTACCATTGACATCTTAAAGATTTTTGAAACTAAGCTGGAAGACAAGATTTACCTATAAGGTTAGCGCTTTTAGTTGTGACAGCTTCAAACTTACGCAATTTCGTCGCCACACCCCCCGTTGCGTCTTAACAATCTTACAGCTGTCTCGTTGCATCTTAATCAACCGCTGAAGTGCATCGAGGCGCTGCCGTCCACACTGGACTTTTACGGTGACATCAAAATGGGGGGACATGTATCGAGGACTGACTTTCGAATGGTCTTACACAGCCGAACCACATGCTTCAAGAAGGAAGGAAATTTTAGGTAAGAAATGCAAGCATCGAgctcgttttcttttttatcgttAAAGGGAAGGACTCGAACGCTCTCAGATTTTGCGCTTGTTTGCTTTGGCAGACGatgaaaatttatattttcacgCGGAAAGAATTGCCAGTACAAGTTCACTCTGGTAAACCATTTTCAAGTTGACtcttttattgttttgattaaatGGTTTTCTCCCGAAGGGAATtcatctgaaataaaaattctcaCCCTTCTTTGTAAATAAACGAGAGAGAAATGCCGGTTCCGTGCATCGGGATCTGTAGCCGCAGGCATCGGGACTCATGGCCACTCTTGATTTAGTATTGATTCGGTATGAAATACGAGTATTTAGTCATCGAATTTTCCACGACTGTATCAATTCTTCTCTCTGAAAATTTATACTAGAGAACCCACATGGAAGAGCATTTCTTATTTCAATCGGTACACCTAAAGGACTATGTTATGCAATGAGATTGAACTAACCTCGTGTAAAAAGTAATGTGATTTCCCACTGAAAAACTTAAATTTGTGAATTATTTCGAACATACAGTATCCAATCTGAACTAAATGAACCTTGTTCAATCTCAAGATCGAACTTATTATTTTGGATTGCTTCGTTTCTTATGGCCTTAGTCTGATATTCCAAGCTGTAGTAGTacaaaatgaattatttattcaGTGTCAAGCTGAGTTGTCTGATGTACAAAGGGCGAAATAATATCATCCGTCGGGCCTGATCATTTTCCGTTTTGCTTGGAAAAAGTTTGAACAGCTATCAAGATTCGATTGAACAAAAGTAACATTTATATCCACATGTACTCTCTTGAATGACGAAACAGGATACAGTAAAAACAGTTCATCAAATAAGTTATATAacaatcaaaatagaaatttacaCATATACGCTAAATGTAtgcaaacaaaagcaaaaccacTCCTTCTCTTTCTCAGTCACTTCTTGtgacaacaataacaaagaataaCGAATCTTTTCATGCTCACAAGAGGAGATATTAATATGAAGTAAAAGAGAATTATTTAGCATTTACAGGCAAATCTTTAACAAGCAAAGTAAAATCTTTACTGGAAACCCAAGAGCTAGAGGAAGCGAAAGGTTTCCAACCACTTCTTACCTAttcaaagtttttattttaaagcagAAGAGTGAAAGAAACCAGACTAATATAGGAAATGTGATATTATTTGGTAATACAGGCACTAGACTTTTTATTCAAGGAATCATGTTCTGACtacaaataatttctttttttttttggtgaaagaGTTTGTATTTAGGTCTTTCAACTGATGAGGAATGTCTTACCAGAGATCTAGTGCATGGTCTATGAGACCATGAGAAAAAATTGCTTGTATTTTCCCACTACCTCCAGTTTTACAGAGTTCTTAATAATGACTAGAGTTACCATTTCATTTCTCTGTTGATGTCACCTATTTCTACGATcaatgtatattttttcatcaaCCTTCAAGTTgcaagtgttttcttttctctgtgaCAGATTCTAAAGTTAccattttatttctcttgataTCAACTTTTGTTTGTGATCAGCACTATAGTTTTTGTTCACtagtaaaatattttctgttcTCTTATCAGCTAAGTACCCCAAAATCAGAAGTTGATGGGCTATGATCCAAACTTCAAGTACCAAGTATTGCTGTTAATTGTGATCCAGTTCACATTGACATATGTGCTGAAAGATTTCTCCTGGCCTGTCATCTTTTTGGCTGCATATTTTGTTGGTGGCGTCATCAACACATGCATTACTCCTAGCCATACACGAGATCTCCCACAACTGGCATTTGGCCATGCACGACCAATCCACAACCGAATCTTCTCACTGATAGTAAACTTTCCTATGGAGTACCATGTGCCATCTCCTTCAAGAAGTATCATTTGGAGCACCACAGATACCAAGGTGATGAAGAGCTGGATGTGGACCTGCCCACAGAATTTGAAGCCCGTTTGTTTTTTAACACATTAAACCAAATTTTTCTGGGTGGTATTTCAACCATTCTTCTACTCATTCCGCCCAATGTTTGTTAACCCAAAGAATCCTTTGGCTTTGGAAATCTTCAACATTATTCTCCAGTTTGGTGTTGATGCAGTGATAGTGCATTACTGGGGAGGAAAGGCACTTTGTACATGATTGCAAGTTCACTGTTAGGTATGGGGCTTCACCCAGTGGCTGGGCATTTTATCTCAGAGCACTACATGTTTGCCAAGGGTTTTGAAACCTTCTCATACTATGGCCCTTGAATATGGTCACCTTCAACGTTGGTTATCACAATGAGCATCACGATTTTCAAGTATTCCTGGTTCCAGACTACCCTTGGTGAACGAGATTGCACCAGAGTACTATGACAATTGCCACAACATCACTCCTGGACAAAAGTACTTTTTGATTTCATCACTGACCCAGCAATTGGACCATATGCTAGGATGAAACGAAAGGCTAtgaagccaaaaaaataacaaggaaTAATAGAAAGACTTGAACCAACCGAGTGTGAGGAGAAAAACTTGTTATATGGCAGTATCTTGTGAGATGTAATATTGTAGTTTGATGTCAACAGACAGTAGTATTTGATAGTATACTGTCAGTTAGGGGAATTATGGGTTATCATGAGTGGTATTTAAAAGGCTGAATGTTCTGTGGAAGTGATGAATATTGAtcccaaaaaataaaaagtaaaatagtaAAAGTTTCCTTGAGGCAAAGTTGCTGGACATTTAAGggaaatttttgattttgaggactcagaatttttctttgtcccacgcttgtgacaagacaaaaaaaactttttctatttctttactgagcaTCTCtcattctatttacaaacatgacgctatcgacattgctgatcctagcagtatgcaggatgcgtgtcatatgaactttgtaatagacctcatCACCACAGGTCTCTCTGGCTCAGAAGTAGAGCATCAGAgtagtttttctgttttcgcactcataacaaaacaaaaacatctttctgtaATCTTAGATTGTTTGTTAGCAAACCAAGAATTTTTTCCTCTAGAAAAGCTTATCTGTAGAGCAGTGTTCCaggttttaaaatttactttgagAATTTTTACCTTTAATGAACCaagtttcatgaaaaaatacacaaattaaCGAATTTAAGCCTCTTTACAGAAGTATTTCcttattcattattttcaaaaaacttcATGGAATTTATGATGTCAAAATAATATAGTGTACAGTTTAAGTCCTGAAGGTTTTTGTTTTAGGGATGTTTGAGGTTATAGTTATGATATTTCTTCTATTCCAGAGAGAATTGGTTAAAAATATTGAGAAAGATGCTGTCAATTAGGATCAAAATGCTAGAAGCAGACTTACCAGAAACCTTCCAAGGACTGATTAACTCTCCCTTTCAACTGTGGCATACTTCCTGATAAATTATTTAAGTGGATGTACATGTAGTGTTATGTCAGAAATTACACCTTGCTTCAAGGATTGACTTCACAGTCCTGCTTTTGTTGGTTAATGTAATTATACTGAAATTCCTCATGACATGCACCTAAATCCTATTCTCAGCCTTGCAGGAGTAAATGAAACTAATAGCAGATGAGCCATGTTGAAATTTTGCATATATGTTATTACCTGTACTTCAAGATCAAATTCCTAAAAGAAGAGATAAGTtaattgaaatataacaaaactaagaaatattatttaatgtactctcaaataaaattaaatcattgCAAAATGGTTTTAGGACTTTCGATTTGAAATAAACTGAATCATTTGGGAAATTGAAccaataaataattaaacatttgtctgttttcattaaaagaaatcATTGAAACTGCCGATGAAAATCATGGGAAGCAAGGATCATGGCAGGATCTttgatttgcttgattttcatgaTCTCCTGTTTCATCTCTTGGTGGATTTTGAAACCAAATGatatcttttgaaaatttttgtacttatgcttatttgaaatttatgtCTGTTATCTTTCTGAAACCAATTGTTGGTTAGTGTTATAAGTGACAATGTGGCAGAGATAACAACACTTCAAGGATTTGCTAAAACTTGCAGATTTATTTTCCACAAATGCAGAAGATAAAGTACTTGCAAACAAAGATGATGGCAGACTTAAAGTAGTTGTGACTGATACAGACACTTGGTGGTAGGGGTTAGACCCTTGATGAAGATTGAAACTAAAACGTTGGAAAAGCTAAACTATTAATTGTAACATAAATATAAAGAAGCAACAGTCAAAGGCTAAGGGGACTTACAATTGTTACAAACTCTCCAAGAAGCGAACTGTGTACTGGAAAATGTGAACATCTGCAAAGAACTGTATTATAGACTAAACTGCATTGTTTGCAGAGAAGGGTTAATGAAAAATTTCTGtccttgaaaaaataattaaacatggAAAAGGGGTAGGTAAAAAATGACCATGACTTAACacctgtaaaacaaagaaagaattgatcaaaaacaaagtaaactgAGATGGTAATGTTAGGTAATGAGCAATAACGATTAAACTGTGAACTTAGATCTGAAATAAGCACAAATAAAGTGAGAAAGTGTGAAGCAATTTGTATGACCTGTTTTGATTTCTGGCACTTGAAAGAACTTGGCACAAGCTATAACAGAGATAAAGTGGCTTAAGTACAGGCCCTGACTGGGTCATTGCGCTGTGATAATAGGCAAGACACCACTTAATAGTGAAATCAGTATGTGGTAAACTGTCAAGAAAGCAGGCTCAATCCTGTAGGTGGAGGAGGGGGCAAACAGTGGTAAACTAGCATTCTGTTCAGGGAAGAGAAGAACTTCCTGTTAAAGACACCAGCATAATGATAAGTTTCTGAAGTGTTAGTTTTACTGGAAAGACTGACCCTTTACA is from Pocillopora verrucosa isolate sample1 chromosome 7, ASM3666991v2, whole genome shotgun sequence and encodes:
- the LOC131781405 gene encoding glutaredoxin-related protein 5, mitochondrial-like codes for the protein MATLVVRRILNRSLSFGPPTGRITAKLRFLSDQVATWTTEKFDEVVKKDKVVVFMKGVPEQPMCGFSNAVVQILRMHGVEGYGAYNVLEDEELRQGVKEYSSWPTVPQVYIGGEFIGGCDIVLQLHQQGELIEELQKVGIRSLLLDKAEEDKKDT
- the LOC131781404 gene encoding LOW QUALITY PROTEIN: sphingolipid delta(4)-desaturase DES1-like (The sequence of the model RefSeq protein was modified relative to this genomic sequence to represent the inferred CDS: inserted 7 bases in 7 codons; deleted 3 bases in 3 codons; substituted 1 base at 1 genomic stop codon), whose product is MGGHVSRTDFEWSYTAEPHASRRKEILAKYPKIRXLMGYDPNFKYQVLLLIVIQFTLTYVLKDFSWPVIFLAAYFVGGVINHALLLAIHEISHNXAFGHARPIHNRIFSLIVNFPXGVPCAISFKKYHLEHHRYQGDEELDVDLPTEFEARLFLTHXTKFFWVVFQPFFYSFRPMFVNPKNPLALEIFNIILQFGVDAVIVHYWGXKGTLYMIASSLLGMGLHPVAGHFISEHYMFAKGFETFSYYGPXNMVTFNVGYHNEHHDFXSIPGSRLPLVNEIAPEYYDXLPQHHSWTKVLFDFITDPAIGPYARMKRKAMKPKK